One genomic segment of Impatiens glandulifera chromosome 6, dImpGla2.1, whole genome shotgun sequence includes these proteins:
- the LOC124941912 gene encoding BTB/POZ and TAZ domain-containing protein 3 gives MLSSPLDSPVWLSSKVQSLVMADYFSFRDVSVTPNASNSQSHVTIPQPPPPPPPSNQPRFDLSCRIDKCCSVPKEAKDVWDKLFSEGIGADVRVLSRENEIVLAHSTVLSVASPVLGNTLQQLKPKDGFVCIKIPGVSHRAVCAFLRFLYSSCYEEEEMEKFVLHLLVLSHSYSVTPLKNVCVNFLEHNWLDMENVIDVLQLAKKCDAPRLSLICVRLIVKNFKTVASTEGWKVMKRVDPALEQEILEYVVEFDTRKEERLKKIEEKKVYLQLAEVMEAMIHICRDGCRSIGPRDKLLKVSQPACNYPACKGLESLIRHFSICKTRVPGGCTHCKRMWQLLELHSRMCDQSGSCKVPLCRHFKEKMGQQSKKDETKWKVLVSKVQTTKNMLGKSRG, from the exons ATGCTATCTTCTCCCCTTGATTCCCCTGTTTGGCTATCTTCTAAAGTTCAGTCTTTAGTTATGGCGGATTACTTTTCTTTTCGTGATGTGAGTGTTACACCAAACGCCTCCAACTCGCAAAGTCATGTTACTATTCCTCAaccaccaccacctccaccTCCGAGTAACCAACCGAGGTTCGATTTATCGTGTCGGATCGATAAGTGTTGCTCTGTCCCAAAGGAAGCTAAGGATGTATGGGACAAGCTATTTAGTGAAGGAATTGGAGCTGATGTTCGTGTTCTTAGCCGTGAAAATGAGATTGTTCTAGCCCATTCCACAGTTTTG AGTGTTGCATCACCAGTTCTAGGGAATACTCTACAACAATTGAAACCGAAGGATGGTTTCGTATGCATCAAAATTCCCGGGGTGTCGCATAGAGCTGTTTGTGCCTTCTTGCGGTTTCTTTACTCATCTTG TTACGAGGAGGAAGAGATGGAGAAGTTTGTTCTTCATCTATTGGTGTTATCACATTCCTATTCAGTGACACCCCTTAAAAATGTGTGCGTCAACTTTCTCGAGCACAATTGGCTCGATATGGAGAACGTGATTGACGTGTTACAATTAGCTAAAAAATGCGATGCCCCACGGCTATCCTTGATTTGTGTCCGTCTGATTGTGAAGAACTTCAAAACCGTGGCCTCCACGGAAGGGTGGAAAGTGATGAAGCGCGTTGATCCAGCACTTGAGCAAGAGATTTTGGAGTACGTTGTCGAATTCGATACG AGAAAAGAAGAGAGGTTGAAGAAAATTGAAGAGAAGAAAGTGTACTTGCAATTGGCAGAGGTGATGGAGGCGATGATTCACATATGCAGGGACGGTTGTCGATCGATTGGGCCACGAGACAAGTTGTTAAAGGTTAGCCAGCCGGCATGTAACTACCCGGCTTGCAAAGGGCTCGAGAGTTTGATTCGTCATTTTTCAATTTGCAAAACACGAGTTCCGGGTGGTTGTACACATTGCAAACGAATGTGGCAGCTTCTCGAGCTCCATTCGAGAATGTGCGACCAGTCTGGGTCATGCAAGGTCCCTCTTTGTAG GCATTTCAAAGAGAAAATGGGGCAACAGAGCAAGAAAGACGAAACAAAGTGGAAGGTATTGGTTAGCAAAGTCCAAACTACAAAGAATATGTTAGGGAAGTCGAGGGGATGA